In Devosia beringensis, a single window of DNA contains:
- the adhP gene encoding alcohol dehydrogenase AdhP, with protein MMKAAVVREFGKPLSIEMVPVPVPGPGEVLVKVVACGVCHTDLHAADGDWPVKPTLPFIPGHEVAGTVVALGDGVSNVKIGDAVGVAWLHDACQSCEYCETGWETLCEHQHNTGYGVDGGFAEYVIASAAFVARLPADVDFAQIAPILCAGVTTYKGLLETEVRAGEWVAIFGIGGLGHVAVQYAVAMGVHVVAIDIAPEKLALATASGAELAVDARDADAVQRILDATGGGAHGVLVTAVSPPAFSQALKVVRRKGTVALVGLPPGEFPTPIFDVVLKRLTVRGSIVGTRRDLDEAISFANEGKVHAEITRVPLEQINKVFADLKAGRVDGRMVIDFTDHSGEVA; from the coding sequence ATGATGAAGGCGGCGGTCGTCCGCGAATTCGGCAAGCCCTTGTCAATCGAGATGGTGCCGGTGCCGGTGCCCGGGCCCGGCGAAGTGCTGGTCAAGGTCGTGGCTTGCGGGGTGTGCCATACCGATCTGCACGCGGCCGATGGCGACTGGCCGGTCAAGCCGACCCTTCCATTCATTCCCGGACATGAAGTGGCCGGCACCGTGGTGGCGCTCGGCGATGGCGTCAGCAATGTCAAAATCGGTGATGCGGTCGGCGTGGCGTGGCTGCACGATGCCTGCCAGTCCTGCGAATATTGCGAGACCGGCTGGGAAACGCTGTGCGAGCACCAGCACAATACCGGCTATGGCGTGGATGGCGGCTTTGCCGAATATGTTATCGCCTCGGCGGCCTTTGTCGCCCGCCTGCCGGCCGATGTCGATTTCGCGCAGATCGCACCCATCCTGTGCGCCGGCGTGACGACCTATAAGGGACTGCTGGAGACTGAAGTGCGCGCCGGGGAATGGGTCGCGATTTTCGGTATTGGCGGGCTGGGTCACGTCGCGGTGCAATATGCGGTGGCCATGGGCGTACATGTGGTTGCCATCGACATCGCGCCCGAAAAGCTGGCGCTGGCCACGGCCTCGGGTGCCGAGCTGGCGGTCGATGCGCGGGACGCCGATGCCGTGCAACGCATTCTGGACGCCACGGGCGGTGGCGCGCATGGCGTGCTGGTGACGGCGGTATCACCGCCGGCCTTTTCCCAGGCACTCAAAGTGGTGCGTCGCAAGGGCACGGTGGCCCTGGTGGGACTGCCCCCGGGCGAGTTCCCGACGCCGATTTTCGATGTGGTGCTGAAGCGGCTGACCGTGCGCGGATCGATCGTGGGGACGCGGCGCGATCTTGACGAGGCCATCAGCTTTGCCAACGAGGGCAAGGTGCATGCCGAGATCACCAGGGTGCCGCTCGAGCAGATCAATAAGGTGTTTGCCGATCTCAAGGCTGGCCGGGTCGATGGCCGCATGGTCATCGACTTTACCGACCATTCCGGCGAGGTGGCCTGA
- the prfB gene encoding peptide chain release factor 2 (programmed frameshift) yields MRTEIEKTVAGIEQVLTLLRRHLDWDTAELRLDALTAQTESPDFWNDPEKARTTMRERDELDVAVKSVRELEAGIRDNVELIEMGEAEGDAEIVKDAEDALLELRQVAKRRQIETLLSGEVDANDAYVEIHSGAGGTESQDWANMLLRMYTRWAERRKMKVEVLEMHDGEEAGIKSATIKVSGHNAYGWLKTESGVHRLVRISPYDSAARRHTSFSSCWVYPVVDDSIDIEIREADLKVDTYRASGAGGQHVNTTDSAIRITHVPSGIIVACQQERSQHKNRATAMAMLKSRLYEAELQKREEEANAQAASKTDIGWGHQIRSYVLQPYQMVKDLRTSVESGQPALVLDGDLDAFMEAALAQRVGVATDVSSD; encoded by the exons ATGCGTACGGAAATCGAAAAGACCGTCGCCGGAATCGAGCAGGTTTTGACCCTGCTGAGGAGGCATCTT GACTGGGATACTGCAGAACTCCGCCTCGACGCGCTGACGGCGCAAACTGAATCCCCCGATTTCTGGAATGATCCGGAAAAGGCCCGCACCACCATGCGCGAGCGCGACGAGCTCGACGTGGCGGTCAAATCCGTGCGCGAGCTCGAAGCGGGCATCCGCGACAATGTCGAACTGATCGAGATGGGCGAAGCCGAAGGCGACGCCGAGATCGTCAAGGATGCCGAGGACGCGCTGCTCGAGCTGCGGCAGGTGGCCAAGCGCCGCCAGATCGAGACGCTGCTCTCGGGCGAAGTCGATGCCAACGATGCCTATGTGGAAATCCACTCGGGCGCCGGCGGCACCGAAAGCCAGGATTGGGCCAACATGCTGCTGCGCATGTATACCCGCTGGGCCGAGCGCCGGAAGATGAAGGTCGAAGTGCTCGAAATGCACGACGGCGAAGAGGCCGGTATCAAGTCGGCCACCATCAAGGTGTCCGGCCACAATGCCTATGGCTGGCTCAAGACCGAAAGCGGCGTGCATCGCCTGGTGCGCATCAGCCCCTACGATTCGGCGGCGCGACGGCATACGAGCTTTTCGAGCTGCTGGGTTTACCCTGTCGTGGACGATTCCATCGACATCGAAATCCGCGAAGCCGACCTCAAGGTCGATACCTATCGCGCCTCGGGTGCCGGCGGACAGCACGTCAACACCACCGACTCGGCGATCCGCATCACCCACGTGCCCTCCGGTATTATCGTCGCCTGCCAGCAGGAGCGCAGCCAGCACAAGAACCGGGCCACGGCCATGGCGATGCTGAAGTCGCGGCTCTACGAGGCCGAGCTGCAGAAGCGTGAAGAAGAAGCCAATGCGCAGGCGGCCAGCAAGACCGATATCGGCTGGGGCCACCAGATCCGCTCTTACGTGCTGCAGCCCTATCAGATGGTCAAGGATCTGCGCACGAGCGTCGAAAGCGGCCAGCCGGCTTTGGTGCTGGATGGCGACCTGGACGCGTTCATGGAAGCGGCCCTGGCGCAGCGCGTTGGCGTCGCCACCGATGTGAGCAGCGACTAG